The following DNA comes from Picosynechococcus sp. PCC 7003.
TTCTAATCAAAGCTCTCAACTCATTGTTGGGGGCTTTATTTTTTTCTTAGAACTATAGTCAAGCTGTCATGATGAAAAAGACAGCTTATGGTATTTTTTGAGTGATTGTGTAGTTTAAAAGATAAAGCTAGTGATCATTCCACTGAGTAGAATAAAGCCAATGATGACATTTTCTTCGAAGAGCTGATTGTAGGCTTTGCGAGAAAGATTGGGTTTGCGAATTTTTAGGTATTGTTTAAACCAAAGACCGACTGCGATCGCCCAGGCAATACCGTAAGTCAATAGATTAATATTCAATGTTCTGCCTAAAATAGCAAGACAAATCGCTGTTAAAACAAAGAAAATACCCACGGCTTCGGGGGCAAATTTACCAAAAAAAATAGCACTGGAATTAATGCCAATTTTTAAATCGTCATCTCGGTCGGAGAGGGCGTAGATGGTGTCAAAGCCTAATGTCCAGAAGACCGTTGCTCCCCACAATAACCAGGTTGCGGCGCTTAAATTTTGGGTCACGGCACTCCAACTAATGAGAACAGCAAAGCCCCAGGCGATCGCCAAAACAAGTTGAGGCACGGGAAAGAAACGTTTTGCCAGAGGGTAAGCAATAATTACTGGAACTGCGGCGACACACAGCCAAAAACTCAGGGGATTTGTCCAAGGATTAAAATAAAAGGCTAATCCGGCGGCACAAAGAAAAAAGGCGATCGCCGTAATAATCCCCACTTTGACCGTGAGAGCTTTGGAAGCGAGGGGGCGAATTTTCGTGCGCTCCACTTGGGGATCAATATTCCGGTCCCACAAATCATTCACAACGCAGCCCGCCGCACTGGTCGTGATCGCCCCAAGGATAATCACCAAGACCAGTTTCCAGTCAGGCTTGGCCTCGGCCGCTAAGAAGACAGCCCATAGGGCAGGAATAATTAAAATTAGGCGACCCGCCGGCTTATCCCAGCGTAATAAATAGATAATTTTTTTCCAGGTAGGCTCAAAAACCATAGAATTTCAACGAAGAGATGTCATAAAAAATCAGTAAATCGGAGGTAATCCTTAATAATAGAGAAGTCAGCAAAGATGACAGACATAAATCTATGGCTACTTCCGTCTATCAGCTTAAAACGAATTCCACTCAATTTGCGAATGTCACCCAAGGGGAGGACTGTACCCTAGCAGCAATTGACATCGGCACTAACTCAATTCACATGGTGATTGTCAAAATCCAACCCAGCCTGCCTGCATTTACAATTGTGGCCCGGGAAAAAGATACGGTGCGCCTTGGTCATCGCGATCGCCTCACAGGCAATCTGACGGAAGCCGCCATGGATCGTTCTTTAAATGCCCTCCGCCGTTGTCAGGATCTAGCGACGAGCTTTCAGGTAGATTCTCTAGTAGCCGTAGCGACCAGTGCAGTGCGTGAAGCCCCCAACGGTCGAGACTTTTTACAACGAATTGAAGCAGAATTAGGGTTAGAAGTTGATTTAATTTCCGGCCAAGAAGAAGCGCGTCGTATATATCTCGGCGTTCTATCGGCAGTGGATTTTAACCAACAACCCCATGTCTTGATTGATATTGGGGGCGGTTCGACGGAAATTAGCTTGGTGGAAAGCCATGAAGCGCGGTTTCTCAGCAGTACGAAGGTGGGAGCAGTGCGGTTAACCCAGGATTTTGTGAATACCGATCCGATTAGCAACCGAGAATTTGCGGCCCTACAGGCTTATATTCGGGGGATGTTGGAACGTCCCATTGAAGAATTGCAAGAGCATCTTTTACCGGGGGAGCAGGTACAAATGATTGGCACCTCTGGCACCATCGAAACCTTAGCAGCAATGCACGCGATGGCCAATTTGGGGAACGTACCGAGTCCCCTCCATGGCTATACGTTTTCGCGTCAGGATTTGAGCAAACTGATTCAACAGATGCGGGAGCTTAATTGTCGGGAGCGTTCCAACTTACCGGGAATGGCGGATAAGCGGGCAGAAATTATCCTGGCCGGGGCAATCATTCTCCAAGAAGCCATGGATCTGTTGGAGCTTAAGAAAATTACTCTCTGTGAACGGGCGTTGCGAGAAGGGGTGATCGTCGACTGGATGCTTTCCCATGGTTTGATCGAAAGTCGCCTGCAATATCAAAGTTCGATTCGAGAACGGAGTGTGATGGCGATCGCCAAAAAATATCGCGTTGATTTGGTTGCCAGTCAACGCACCGCTGACTTTTCCTTGAGTCTTTTTGACCAGCTCCAGGGGGGCATCCATCAATGGGACACCGAAGCGAGGGAAATGCTATGGGCGGCGGCGATTCTCCATAACTGTGGTCTTTATATCAGCCATGCGGCCCACCATAAACACTCCTATTATTTAATTCGTAATGCAGAACTCCTCGGTTTCAATGAAACCCAATTGGAAATTGTCGCGAACCTCGCCCGCTACCACCGCAAAAGCAAGCCAAAGAAAAAACACGAAAATTATCAAAATCTCATCCACAAAGAACACCGACAGATGGTGAGTGAACTGAGTGCGATCATGCGGCTTGCGGTGGCCCTTGACCGACGCCAGGCGGGGGCGATCGCCAAAATTCAGTGTGACTTTGATGCGAAACAGCGCCTACTCACCCTCAAACTGACCCCGACCCATGGGGATGATGCCTGCGAACTAGAGCTCTGGAGTTTAAACTATAACAAGGAGATCTTTGAAGAAGAATTTGCAGTGACCGTGGCCGCCCATCTATGCCCTTAAACTCTTAAAATAGTTAGTCTACGTTAATCTTTTCTTAAAATCCCTATACCAATAGGGCGGCGATCGCCCCTGTGACTAGCCCAGATAGCCCCTTACTGCTACCCTTTAGAGAAGATTTCGTTTATTTGACTACACTTTCTAAACTTTAAGAGAACAATTGTGGTTCTGAGTACTCCTAAAGCCGATCTGACCTCTGCTCCCTTTCCGACCCACCATGCTGCTAAATGGCCGGGCTTGATTAACGCGTATCGCCAATATCTCCCCGTAACCGACAGTACCCCCGTGGTGACCCTCTACGAAGGCAATACACCCCTGATTCCAATTCCCAGTATTGCCGCAGAAATTGGTCGTGGGGTGCAAGTCTATGCCAAATATGATGGCCTTAATCCCACAGGGAGCTTTAAAGACCGGGGCATGACCATGGCGATTACTAAAGCCAAGGAAGCAGGGGCCGAAGCTGTGATTTGTGCGAGTACCGGTAACACCTCCGCCGCTGCTGCTGCCTATGCCAGACGGGCGGGTCTACGGGCATTTGTCTTAATTCCCGATGGTTATGTGGCCCTTGGAAAATTGGCCCAGGCGTTGTTATACGGGGCTGAGGTGATCGCCATTGAAGGTAACTTTGATAATGCCCTCAGCATTGTGCGGCAAATGTCAGAGAATTACCCTGTGACGTTGGTAAATTCTGTAAATCCTTACCGTCTCCAGGGTCAAAAAACCGCAGCCTTTGAAGTAGTTGATGCCCTTGGTGAAGCGCCAGATTGGCTTTGTATCCCCGTGGGGAATGCAGGGAATATTACGGCCTACTGGATGGGCTTTTGTGAGTACCATGAATTGAACAAAGCGACGAAGCTCCCCCGAATGATGGGCTTCCAAGCGGCGGGTTCGGCACCGTTTATCCAGGGAGGGCCTGTCCATAACCCAGAAACTCTAGCGACGGCAATTCGGATCGGCAACCCGGTTAACTGGGATAAGGCCCATGGGGTGCAGGCCGCTAGTCAAGGGGCTTTTAATGCGGTGACCGATGAAGAAATTATTGAGGCTTATCGCAAGCTCGGTGCGAATGAAGGCATTTTCTGTGAACCTGCTAGTGCGGCTTCGGTGGCCGGGCTTTTGAAAGTCAAAGATCAAGTGCCAACAGGAGCAACAGTGGTCTGTGTTCTGACAGGTAATGGTTTGAAGGATCCCGATGCGGCGATCGCCCACAGCCTATCGAAGGGACAAACTGGAATTCCCGCAAACATGGCAGCGGTGGCCAAAGCGATGGGATTCTAGGCTGTCATTAAATTACTTTTATAAATAAAATAAAAAACCGCGCCTGAATCTTCTAAGGATTTGGGCGTTTTTTCTCAGCAGCGAGGCCATAAGGTCACTATGTTAAGTTTGACTCCTTCTCAAATTGAACAACTCATCACCCAGGCCCAGACCTGCTACCCGGAAGAATGTTGTGGTCTGTTACTGGGGCACAATAAAACCGTAAGGGAAATCTGGCCTACGGAAAATACTTGGACGCTGGAATTTAGCCAAGGGATGCCGGAATTGCTCCCCCCAAATCCCCAAGCCCAGTCGCGCCATGACCGCTTTGCGATCGCCCCTACCGCGATTCTGAAGGCCCAAAAATATGCCCGCACCCAAGACCTCGCGATCATCGGCATTTATCATTCTCACCCGGACCATCCCGCGATTCCGTCTGAATATGACCGGGTGATCGCCTGGGATATTTATTCCTACCTCATTCTTTCTGTGGAAAATCAGCAAGTGACCACTTACCGCAGTTGGCAACTCGATGGCGATCGCCAATTTCAAGAAGAACCCATTCAGATTAATTCCTGAGTTCTTACAATAGAGCTAACTTCCCCCAGAGGCTCTCCCCATGAGACACCAGCGTTGGTCACGTTTTGTGGTTCCCATCTTGTTCTATTTCGGTGCCCGTTTCGTCTTTGAGCAGACAGAACGACCAACCATTTCTCCCACAGCGAATCAGCCAGTCGTCCAACAGGAACAACCCCTCACCTCCCAACCCGTTAAACTCCCCAATACCGAAACCATCGAGCAACAGATTCACGCCCAAATCAACGCCTATCGAATCAGTCTGGGCCTAGAACCTTTAACCCTGGACTATCGGATTACAAATGAGTCCCGCAAATACAGTGCCAAAATGGCCTCCGGCGAAGCCAGCTTTTCCCACGATGGTTTTGAAGATCGGGCCGCTAGCCTCGAAAAACAAGCCTTAAAATATGCCAGTGTTGCCGAAAATCTCGCACTCCTCCAAGGCTATGATGACCTGGCCACCGTCGCTGTGGAAGGCTGGATCGACAGTCCTGGCCACCACAAAAATATCATTGGCGACTTTGATCTCACGGGCATTGGTGTCGTTAAAAATGAAGAAGGCGTTTACTATTTCACTCAGCTTTTTCTAAAACGCCGTTAACTACTGCTGACTTCTATCGATTGATCCTGCAGATGGTGCTGATTATCGAGCAACTGCAACTCTGGCTTCTCTTGGGCAACATTAAGCTCAAACCAAAACGTGGTGCCAATGCCCACCTCGCTAATCAGATGAATCCGACTATTGTGTTTATCAATGATATTTTTCACAATTGATAGCCCAAGGCCCGTGCCTTCGAGGGTATGTACACGATTTTCTACCCGAAAGAAACGGTCAAAAATTGCCTCTTGATCCTCAGGGTCAATCCCAATCCCTGTATCTGAAATTTCAATGCGCACCCGCTCTGGGTCATGGGGAACAGGATAAGCCCTCACACTGACACAGCCCCCTGCTTGGGTGAATTTGAGCGCATTCCCCACGAGATTTGTCAGTACCTGTAACAGCAGATCATAATGGCCCAGAACCATCGGTAGATCAGTTGCCAACTCATGGGTTAGTTTAATTTCTTTATCCCGAGCGTTAAGTTGGTGGGTTCTTAGGGTCTGCTCAATGGGCTGGGAAATATCCACCTCATCCAGACGATAAACACGAGAAGATTCAAGGCGCGATAAATCTAAAACATCATTCACCAGACGGGTGAGGCGATCGGTCTCATTATTGGCGGTTTCAAGGAAATCTTGCCGCTGCTGCTCTGTCAAATCATCCCCATATTCATGGAGTGTCTCAATAAAGGACTTGATATTAAAGAGTGGGGTGCGCAGTTCGTGGGAAACGTTACTGATAAATTGGCTCTTGGCTTTATTAAGCTCCGCTTCTTTGGTGATGTCCTGGACGGTAATCGCAATGCCCCGTACATTGATTTTGCTCTTATCCAACACTTCAGTGAGCAAAATCCGAATTGTCGTAGCTTCTGCCACGTTGTCCACCATATCTTCGAGGGTGATTTTAAATTCATTTCCCCGAATGATTTCTTCGGCATTACCTTGGACGGCATGGTGCTCAATCAGGAAGTCTGAATCTAGGTTTTCACCTGCGGCAATTTGGTGGAGCGGACGGGTAATTTGGGTGGTGACAGAAGCGGGTAAGTGGTGAAGAACCGTGGTACCAATGATTGATTTTTCGTCCCAGTGGAAAATTTTGCGGGCCGTTGGGTTGGCCAAAATAATTTTTAAGTCTGTGTCGAGGAGGATGGCGCCATCGGCAATGGTGGTGACGAGGGTTTCGAGTTTGGCTTTTTCGGAGGTGAGTTCTTCAATGTTTTGCTCTTCGTAGCTGGCGAGCCGTTCGGCCATTTCGTTGAAGTTTACGATCAGTTCACCAAGTTCTCCACCAAAGGGAAGATCGATCCGTTGCTCAAAATTTCCGGCGGCAATATTTTTCACGCCATCGAGGAGTTCTTTAATCGGTCGCGTAATGGTCAGGGCGTTAAAAACACCACCGAGGATGACCATGACCCAAATAAAGACAAATACAGCAAGGGTGACATCCCGTGTCAGATTAGAGGAGGCAACAACGGTGGCATTGGGATTGATCCCAACCACAAGAATGCCGAGATATTGATCATTTTGATGAAGGGGGACAAAGACGTCTGTGATTTCACCGTTGGGGGTCAGATGTTGCTTGGCGACGGGAAAAAAGCCGGCGGGATTGTAATCGTCTGGCGGGGTGATGCG
Coding sequences within:
- a CDS encoding 4-hydroxybenzoate solanesyltransferase, which codes for MVFEPTWKKIIYLLRWDKPAGRLILIIPALWAVFLAAEAKPDWKLVLVIILGAITTSAAGCVVNDLWDRNIDPQVERTKIRPLASKALTVKVGIITAIAFFLCAAGLAFYFNPWTNPLSFWLCVAAVPVIIAYPLAKRFFPVPQLVLAIAWGFAVLISWSAVTQNLSAATWLLWGATVFWTLGFDTIYALSDRDDDLKIGINSSAIFFGKFAPEAVGIFFVLTAICLAILGRTLNINLLTYGIAWAIAVGLWFKQYLKIRKPNLSRKAYNQLFEENVIIGFILLSGMITSFIF
- the nblS gene encoding two-component system sensor histidine kinase NblS, with the protein product MLTLITKLRNILSRWWSEFTLQTKLMAAATLAVSLLMSGFTFWAVNSIQQDARLNDTRFGSDLGLLLAANVAPLVADHNLSDLALFTNRFYNSTENVRYLIYADPNGKIVYGIPYSEAEVQNSLTIERRITPPDDYNPAGFFPVAKQHLTPNGEITDVFVPLHQNDQYLGILVVGINPNATVVASSNLTRDVTLAVFVFIWVMVILGGVFNALTITRPIKELLDGVKNIAAGNFEQRIDLPFGGELGELIVNFNEMAERLASYEEQNIEELTSEKAKLETLVTTIADGAILLDTDLKIILANPTARKIFHWDEKSIIGTTVLHHLPASVTTQITRPLHQIAAGENLDSDFLIEHHAVQGNAEEIIRGNEFKITLEDMVDNVAEATTIRILLTEVLDKSKINVRGIAITVQDITKEAELNKAKSQFISNVSHELRTPLFNIKSFIETLHEYGDDLTEQQRQDFLETANNETDRLTRLVNDVLDLSRLESSRVYRLDEVDISQPIEQTLRTHQLNARDKEIKLTHELATDLPMVLGHYDLLLQVLTNLVGNALKFTQAGGCVSVRAYPVPHDPERVRIEISDTGIGIDPEDQEAIFDRFFRVENRVHTLEGTGLGLSIVKNIIDKHNSRIHLISEVGIGTTFWFELNVAQEKPELQLLDNQHHLQDQSIEVSSS
- a CDS encoding CAP domain-containing protein; translated protein: MRHQRWSRFVVPILFYFGARFVFEQTERPTISPTANQPVVQQEQPLTSQPVKLPNTETIEQQIHAQINAYRISLGLEPLTLDYRITNESRKYSAKMASGEASFSHDGFEDRAASLEKQALKYASVAENLALLQGYDDLATVAVEGWIDSPGHHKNIIGDFDLTGIGVVKNEEGVYYFTQLFLKRR
- a CDS encoding Ppx/GppA phosphatase family protein; the protein is MATSVYQLKTNSTQFANVTQGEDCTLAAIDIGTNSIHMVIVKIQPSLPAFTIVAREKDTVRLGHRDRLTGNLTEAAMDRSLNALRRCQDLATSFQVDSLVAVATSAVREAPNGRDFLQRIEAELGLEVDLISGQEEARRIYLGVLSAVDFNQQPHVLIDIGGGSTEISLVESHEARFLSSTKVGAVRLTQDFVNTDPISNREFAALQAYIRGMLERPIEELQEHLLPGEQVQMIGTSGTIETLAAMHAMANLGNVPSPLHGYTFSRQDLSKLIQQMRELNCRERSNLPGMADKRAEIILAGAIILQEAMDLLELKKITLCERALREGVIVDWMLSHGLIESRLQYQSSIRERSVMAIAKKYRVDLVASQRTADFSLSLFDQLQGGIHQWDTEAREMLWAAAILHNCGLYISHAAHHKHSYYLIRNAELLGFNETQLEIVANLARYHRKSKPKKKHENYQNLIHKEHRQMVSELSAIMRLAVALDRRQAGAIAKIQCDFDAKQRLLTLKLTPTHGDDACELELWSLNYNKEIFEEEFAVTVAAHLCP
- a CDS encoding Mov34/MPN/PAD-1 family protein yields the protein MLSLTPSQIEQLITQAQTCYPEECCGLLLGHNKTVREIWPTENTWTLEFSQGMPELLPPNPQAQSRHDRFAIAPTAILKAQKYARTQDLAIIGIYHSHPDHPAIPSEYDRVIAWDIYSYLILSVENQQVTTYRSWQLDGDRQFQEEPIQINS
- the thrC gene encoding threonine synthase yields the protein MSTPKADLTSAPFPTHHAAKWPGLINAYRQYLPVTDSTPVVTLYEGNTPLIPIPSIAAEIGRGVQVYAKYDGLNPTGSFKDRGMTMAITKAKEAGAEAVICASTGNTSAAAAAYARRAGLRAFVLIPDGYVALGKLAQALLYGAEVIAIEGNFDNALSIVRQMSENYPVTLVNSVNPYRLQGQKTAAFEVVDALGEAPDWLCIPVGNAGNITAYWMGFCEYHELNKATKLPRMMGFQAAGSAPFIQGGPVHNPETLATAIRIGNPVNWDKAHGVQAASQGAFNAVTDEEIIEAYRKLGANEGIFCEPASAASVAGLLKVKDQVPTGATVVCVLTGNGLKDPDAAIAHSLSKGQTGIPANMAAVAKAMGF